DNA from Candidatus Delongbacteria bacterium:
TATATTATGAACAAATTCAAAGTTTTGCTCTTTGATTAATATTTCTATAGATTCAATATTTTTAAATTCAAAATATACTGTAAGATTATTAGCTTTTAAAACAATGTCTTCTTGAGCGGTTAAGTCGATAAAGAGAGTTTTCTTATATAATGCAAGTCCGCCTTCAAAACCGACATTATATTCACCAAAATCATCAACCACTTCACACATCAGGATATCTTCGTACAATTTCCTTGATTTCTTGACATCCTCAACTACAAGGATTGTTGATT
Protein-coding regions in this window:
- a CDS encoding glyoxalase/bleomycin resistance/dioxygenase family protein, giving the protein MGFKSTILVVEDVKKSRKLYEDILMCEVVDDFGEYNVGFEGGLALYKKTLFIDLTAQEDIVLKANNLTVYFEFKNIESIEILIKEQNFEFVHNIQEQPWGQNVFRFYDYDGHMIEIAEEMDSVLLRLQNMGMSFKEISEKTGYTEDKVITDLEKIREKK